A single region of the Syngnathoides biaculeatus isolate LvHL_M chromosome 17, ASM1980259v1, whole genome shotgun sequence genome encodes:
- the rpl37 gene encoding 60S ribosomal protein L37: protein MTKGTSSFGKRRNKTHTLCRRCGSKAYHLQKSSCGKCGYPQKRKRKYNWSAKAKRRNTTGTGRLRHLKVVYRRFRNGFREGTTPKPRRAAVAASSSS, encoded by the exons ATG ACGAAGGGAACATCCTCTTTCGGTAAGCGCAGGAACAAGACTCACACGCTGTGCCGTCGTTGTGGCTCCAAAGCCTACCACCTGCAGAAGTCGTCCTGCGGCAAGTGTGGCTACCCTCAGAAACGCAAGAGAAAGT ACAACTGGAGCGCAAAGGCCAAGCGGAGGAACACCACTGGCACCGGTCGTCTGAGGCATCTCAAGGTCGTCTACCGTAGATTCAG GAATGGCTTCCGGGAAGGTACCACCCCCAAGCCCAGACGTGCTGCGGTGGCCGCTTCCAGCTCCTCCtaa